One genomic region from Pseudoduganella dura encodes:
- a CDS encoding phosphate ABC transporter substrate-binding protein, whose product MTKRTLRHALALAFALAAGSAHAADLVVIVSARAPVTALRADQVADIFLSEVNRFPDGSEAIAVDQNIGSSQRDEFYDRVAHRSPALMKAYWTKMIFTGRAQPPREVAGSAAVRKLVAENPGMIGYIERSALDPTVRPVLMVR is encoded by the coding sequence ATGACGAAACGAACACTCCGCCATGCGCTGGCGCTGGCTTTCGCCCTGGCGGCCGGCAGTGCGCATGCCGCCGACCTGGTGGTCATCGTCTCGGCCCGCGCGCCGGTGACGGCGCTGCGTGCCGACCAGGTCGCCGATATCTTCCTCTCCGAAGTGAACCGCTTCCCGGACGGCAGCGAGGCCATCGCGGTCGACCAGAACATCGGCTCGTCGCAGCGCGACGAATTCTACGACAGGGTGGCGCACCGCTCGCCCGCGTTGATGAAGGCCTACTGGACCAAGATGATCTTTACCGGCCGCGCCCAGCCGCCGCGCGAGGTGGCCGGCAGCGCCGCCGTGCGCAAGCTGGTGGCCGAGAATCCCGGCATGATCGGCTACATCGAACGCTCGGCGCTCGACCCGACCGTGCGCCCGGTGCTGATG
- a CDS encoding porin — protein MSSMLHAPRRRGVLPAAALAAALACAHGGAHAQAKWTFGGFGTLAAVHSAEDQADYSASPISTGRAGYGKAWAFDVDSRIGAQLGVQFDKRWSAIVQVVQEKGLDSYGPSLNWANVKFQVTPELSVRAGRIALPLFLAADYRKASYALPWLRTPVELYSLMPISNSDGIDASYRWHAAGFKHETQISIGRASVRLSAEARGKTKNVIGLTHNATAGALTMRATLARSMLEIEGAEPFFDAFRSFGPPGQALADRYDIAKRNVRVFGAGFSYDPGNWFLMGEVGRIDTRSMLGDQTAAYLSAGYRTGNLAPYLTYARVDANMANRVAGLPVAGLPPQAAAMAMFLNDELNHRLRRIGIQDTVSAGVRWDFAPNYAFKLQLDRVTPRGGSEGTLINVQPGFRSGRAFGVVSAGVDFVF, from the coding sequence ATGTCATCGATGCTCCATGCACCGCGCCGCCGCGGCGTCCTTCCCGCTGCCGCGCTGGCGGCCGCCCTCGCATGCGCGCACGGCGGCGCCCATGCGCAGGCCAAGTGGACGTTCGGCGGCTTCGGCACCCTCGCGGCGGTGCATTCGGCCGAGGACCAGGCCGACTACTCCGCCAGCCCGATTTCGACCGGCCGGGCCGGGTACGGCAAGGCATGGGCGTTCGACGTGGACAGCCGGATCGGCGCGCAGCTTGGCGTGCAGTTCGACAAGCGCTGGTCGGCCATCGTCCAGGTGGTGCAGGAAAAAGGCCTGGACTCGTACGGGCCCTCGCTGAACTGGGCCAATGTGAAATTCCAGGTCACGCCGGAATTGTCCGTGCGGGCGGGGCGCATCGCCTTGCCGCTTTTCCTGGCGGCCGATTACCGCAAGGCCAGCTACGCGTTGCCGTGGCTGCGCACGCCGGTCGAGCTGTACAGCCTGATGCCGATCTCGAACAGCGACGGCATCGATGCGAGCTACCGCTGGCACGCGGCCGGTTTCAAGCATGAAACCCAGATATCGATCGGCAGGGCATCGGTGCGCCTGAGCGCGGAGGCGAGGGGCAAGACCAAGAATGTCATCGGCCTCACGCACAATGCCACCGCCGGCGCGCTGACCATGCGCGCCACCCTGGCCCGTTCGATGCTGGAGATCGAGGGCGCGGAGCCATTCTTCGATGCCTTCCGCAGCTTCGGACCGCCAGGCCAGGCCCTGGCCGACCGCTATGACATCGCCAAGCGCAACGTGCGCGTGTTCGGCGCCGGCTTCAGCTACGACCCGGGCAACTGGTTCCTGATGGGCGAGGTCGGCCGCATCGACACGCGTTCGATGCTGGGCGACCAGACCGCGGCCTACCTTTCGGCCGGCTACCGAACCGGCAACCTGGCGCCGTATCTCACCTATGCACGCGTCGATGCGAACATGGCCAACCGGGTGGCGGGCTTGCCGGTCGCCGGCCTGCCGCCGCAGGCCGCCGCCATGGCGATGTTCCTGAACGACGAGCTGAATCACCGGCTGCGCCGGATCGGCATCCAGGATACCGTCAGCGCCGGCGTACGCTGGGATTTCGCCCCGAACTATGCGTTCAAGCTGCAGCTCGACCGGGTCACGCCACGCGGCGGCTCGGAAGGCACGCTCATCAACGTGCAGCCGGGCTTCCGTTCCGGCCGTGCGTTCGGCGTGGTCAGCGCCGGCGTGGATTTCGTGTTCTGA
- a CDS encoding NUDIX hydrolase has protein sequence MDISCGTLIVDAAGRLLLCHVTGTKHWDIPKGLRDAGETPLQAARRELFEEAGLEIDAGRFTDLGAFDYRRDKRLHLFRVAAGDDLCTLDHLVCTSFFPHHVTGVPTPETDAFRWASRDEVRTLCWPRMAQRLLALDW, from the coding sequence TTGGATATTTCTTGCGGCACCTTGATCGTCGACGCGGCGGGCCGGCTGCTGCTGTGCCACGTGACCGGCACGAAGCATTGGGACATCCCGAAGGGATTGCGGGACGCCGGCGAGACGCCGCTGCAGGCGGCGCGGCGCGAACTGTTCGAGGAGGCGGGGCTCGAGATCGACGCCGGCCGTTTCACCGACCTGGGCGCATTCGATTATCGCCGCGACAAGCGGCTGCACCTGTTCCGCGTTGCCGCCGGCGACGACCTGTGCACGCTCGACCACCTGGTCTGCACCAGCTTCTTTCCGCATCATGTAACGGGCGTGCCGACGCCCGAGACCGACGCATTCCGCTGGGCCAGCCGCGACGAGGTACGCACGCTGTGCTGGCCCCGGATGGCCCAGCGCCTGCTGGCGCTGGACTGGTGA
- a CDS encoding zinc-dependent alcohol dehydrogenase, translating into MLAMNYRGPFRVRADHKPDPVIEHPGDAIIRVTRSCICGSDLHLYHGLVPDTRVGTTFGHEFVGIVEEVGSQVKKLKVGDHVLVPFNVFCGSCFFCQKELYGNCHNTNAQASAVGGIYGYSHTAGGYDGGQAEFVRVPMADIGPTVIPPDLDEDDAVLLTDALPTGYQAAEMGDISEGDTVVVFGAGPVGIFAAKSAWLLGAGRVIVVDHVEYRLDFVRRYAQCEVVNFREVDDMALHIKKMTDWLGADVCIDAVGCEAAGSAAQTITGVYTMMQAGSATALHWCINSVRKGGNVSIVGVYGPTFNAIPIGNALNKGLTLRMNQASVKRHLPRLIEHIQAGRIDPKQIITHRVPLEEVSDAYHIFSSKLDNCIKTVLIPPSANQVRAVTSTAKN; encoded by the coding sequence ATGCTGGCGATGAATTACCGCGGACCCTTCCGCGTCCGTGCCGACCACAAACCCGATCCCGTCATCGAACACCCCGGCGACGCCATCATCCGCGTGACCCGGTCCTGCATCTGCGGGTCCGACCTGCACCTGTATCACGGCCTGGTGCCCGATACCCGCGTCGGCACCACCTTCGGCCACGAATTCGTCGGCATCGTCGAGGAAGTGGGTTCGCAGGTGAAGAAGCTGAAGGTGGGCGACCACGTGCTGGTACCGTTCAACGTGTTTTGCGGTTCCTGCTTCTTTTGCCAGAAGGAGCTGTACGGCAATTGCCACAACACCAACGCGCAGGCGTCGGCCGTGGGCGGCATCTACGGCTATTCGCATACCGCGGGCGGCTACGACGGCGGGCAGGCCGAGTTCGTGCGGGTGCCGATGGCCGACATCGGCCCGACGGTCATTCCGCCGGACCTGGACGAGGACGACGCCGTGCTGCTGACGGATGCGCTGCCGACCGGCTACCAGGCCGCCGAAATGGGCGACATCTCCGAAGGCGATACCGTTGTCGTGTTCGGTGCCGGCCCGGTGGGCATCTTTGCCGCCAAGTCGGCATGGCTGCTGGGGGCGGGGCGCGTGATCGTCGTCGACCATGTGGAATACCGGCTCGACTTCGTGCGGCGCTATGCGCAGTGCGAGGTGGTCAACTTCCGCGAAGTCGACGACATGGCGCTGCACATCAAGAAGATGACCGACTGGCTGGGCGCGGACGTGTGCATCGACGCGGTCGGCTGCGAGGCGGCCGGCAGCGCGGCGCAGACGATCACCGGCGTCTATACGATGATGCAGGCCGGCTCGGCCACCGCGCTGCACTGGTGCATCAACTCGGTGCGCAAGGGCGGCAACGTGTCGATCGTGGGGGTGTATGGCCCTACCTTCAACGCGATTCCGATCGGCAATGCGCTGAACAAGGGCCTCACGCTGCGGATGAACCAGGCCAGCGTGAAGCGCCACCTGCCGCGGCTCATCGAGCATATCCAGGCCGGACGGATCGATCCGAAGCAGATCATCACGCACCGCGTGCCGCTGGAAGAAGTGTCGGACGCCTACCACATCTTCTCGTCCAAGCTGGACAACTGCATCAAGACGGTGCTGATTCCGCCATCGGCGAACCAGGTGCGCGCCGTCACGTCCACCGCCAAGAATTGA
- a CDS encoding DUF2905 domain-containing protein has protein sequence MRQLLIVLGAVLLAAGLAWPWLRRLPLGRLPGDVHVVREGFSFHFPIVTCIVVSIASLYPPSLLIWWFRR, from the coding sequence ATGCGACAGCTCTTGATCGTTCTCGGCGCCGTCCTGCTGGCGGCCGGCCTCGCCTGGCCCTGGCTGCGCAGGCTGCCGCTGGGCCGCCTGCCCGGGGACGTACACGTCGTCCGTGAAGGGTTCAGCTTCCACTTTCCGATCGTCACCTGCATCGTCGTGTCGATCGCATCGTTGTATCCACCATCGCTGCTGATCTGGTGGTTCAGGCGGTAA
- a CDS encoding IclR family transcriptional regulator domain-containing protein — protein MKKPALTDIAVAPRDIIEGLVTGIAVITAFNDETARLTPSLLAERIGISRSAARRYLLTLVHTGMAATDGRQFWLTPKVLTLGHSYLDSARLPRAIVPYLQHLTAQLQESTNYSVLDGDDVVYVSRVNAPRHLTPGFEPGTRLPAYTSTAGRVLLAGLPESELAAYLARVELVPYTHMTVLDKEVLRRELDVIREQGFGVTENQYEVGLRGISVPLKNRHGRPIGALSVSMMISSVSRAEATARCVPALQASANTLMLWV, from the coding sequence ATGAAAAAGCCGGCACTGACCGATATCGCCGTCGCTCCGCGCGACATCATCGAAGGGCTGGTCACCGGCATCGCCGTGATCACCGCGTTCAACGACGAAACCGCCCGGCTGACACCGAGCCTGCTTGCGGAACGCATCGGCATCAGCCGCAGCGCGGCGCGCCGCTACCTGCTCACGCTCGTGCACACGGGCATGGCGGCCACCGACGGCCGCCAGTTCTGGCTGACGCCGAAGGTGCTGACGCTGGGCCATTCCTACCTGGACTCGGCCCGGCTGCCGCGCGCCATCGTGCCGTACCTGCAGCACCTGACGGCGCAGTTGCAGGAATCCACCAACTACTCGGTGCTCGACGGCGACGACGTGGTGTATGTCAGCCGTGTCAATGCGCCGCGCCACCTGACTCCGGGTTTCGAGCCCGGCACGCGGCTGCCCGCCTACACGTCGACGGCGGGCCGGGTGCTGCTGGCCGGCCTGCCGGAAAGCGAACTGGCCGCGTACCTGGCGCGCGTCGAACTGGTGCCCTACACGCACATGACGGTGCTCGACAAGGAGGTGCTGCGGCGCGAACTGGACGTCATCCGCGAGCAGGGCTTCGGCGTGACGGAAAACCAGTACGAGGTGGGCCTGCGCGGCATCTCGGTGCCGCTGAAGAACCGTCATGGCAGGCCGATCGGCGCGCTGTCCGTGTCGATGATGATCTCGAGCGTGTCGCGTGCCGAAGCGACCGCCCGCTGCGTTCCCGCGCTGCAGGCCAGCGCCAACACGCTGATGCTGTGGGTGTAG
- a CDS encoding 4-hydroxyphenylpyruvate dioxygenase, with the protein MSQSQLSADPARQAACLPGNPLGIDGIEFIEYATTQPQALGTLLESMGFAAVARHRSREVTLYRQGGMNVIVNADPRTLPLLDTEPQATVIGAIALRVRDADAAYRRAVDMGAWPIPTRAGVMELNIPGVHCAGDSILYFVDRFGDFSIYDVDFKPIPNVPAGLSTQPPAIAGLHFFGVVQAIGAGRAPEWTDFYRQMLGFQPLAEGRWFGVVPKGTLLESPCQRFYIQLVEPPEGAGGLQWEEQMIRVGLGTPDVGDAVRALKERGIVFLDREPSQRGALTQLYKGGVSFELVASDLEKNRNGGIDE; encoded by the coding sequence ATGAGCCAGTCCCAACTGTCCGCCGACCCCGCCCGCCAGGCGGCTTGCCTGCCCGGCAATCCGCTCGGGATCGACGGCATCGAATTCATCGAATACGCCACCACCCAGCCGCAGGCGCTCGGCACGCTGCTCGAATCGATGGGCTTTGCCGCCGTTGCCCGCCATCGCTCGCGCGAGGTCACGCTGTACCGCCAGGGCGGCATGAACGTGATCGTCAACGCCGATCCGCGCACGCTGCCGCTGCTCGACACCGAGCCGCAGGCTACCGTGATCGGCGCCATCGCCCTGCGCGTGCGCGATGCCGACGCGGCCTACCGGCGCGCCGTCGACATGGGCGCCTGGCCGATCCCCACCCGTGCCGGCGTGATGGAACTGAACATCCCCGGCGTGCACTGCGCCGGCGATTCCATCCTGTATTTCGTCGACCGTTTCGGCGATTTCTCGATCTACGACGTGGACTTCAAGCCGATTCCGAACGTTCCCGCGGGCCTGTCGACCCAGCCGCCGGCGATCGCCGGCCTGCACTTCTTTGGCGTGGTGCAGGCAATCGGCGCCGGCCGCGCGCCGGAATGGACGGATTTCTACCGGCAGATGCTGGGGTTCCAGCCGCTGGCCGAGGGCCGCTGGTTCGGCGTGGTGCCGAAGGGCACGCTGCTGGAAAGCCCGTGCCAGCGCTTCTACATCCAGCTGGTCGAGCCGCCGGAAGGCGCCGGCGGCCTGCAATGGGAAGAACAGATGATCCGCGTGGGCCTGGGCACGCCGGATGTCGGCGACGCGGTGCGCGCGCTGAAGGAGCGCGGCATCGTCTTCCTCGATCGCGAACCGTCGCAGCGCGGCGCCCTCACCCAGCTCTACAAGGGCGGGGTCAGTTTCGAACTGGTGGCCAGCGACCTCGAAAAGAACAGGAACGGAGGCATCGATGAGTGA
- a CDS encoding shikimate dehydrogenase family protein yields MSEISGTTRIFPVIGWPVEQVKAPTLFNAFFARHDIDARVIPLKVPPEHYTAAVRMLMAMENVGGIFVSIPHKPMSVTAVDEASPRALLAGACNAIYKGKDGRIMGDLIDGEGFIRAFDRTCGDTPFPWRDAGALVVGSGGVGCAVAEALATRGIARLAVCDTRAEQADALRERLQRAFPAVEVSVGTPHAAGHDVVVNCTPLGMHADDPLPVDLTGIAPSAIVADCGMKIEMTRLLRTAQELGCRIQKGKEMMIEQSPLYLELFGWHGISADEFRALGAL; encoded by the coding sequence ATGAGTGAGATTTCCGGCACCACGCGCATTTTCCCGGTGATCGGCTGGCCGGTCGAACAGGTCAAGGCGCCCACGCTGTTCAACGCGTTCTTCGCGCGCCACGACATCGATGCGCGCGTGATCCCGCTGAAGGTGCCGCCCGAACACTACACGGCCGCGGTGCGCATGCTGATGGCGATGGAAAACGTGGGCGGCATCTTCGTGTCGATCCCGCACAAGCCGATGAGCGTGACCGCCGTCGACGAAGCGAGCCCGCGCGCCCTGCTGGCCGGTGCCTGCAACGCGATCTACAAGGGCAAGGACGGCCGCATCATGGGCGACCTGATCGACGGCGAAGGCTTCATCCGCGCCTTCGACCGCACCTGCGGCGACACGCCGTTCCCGTGGCGCGACGCTGGCGCGCTGGTGGTCGGCAGCGGCGGCGTGGGCTGCGCGGTGGCCGAGGCACTGGCCACGCGCGGCATCGCCCGCCTGGCCGTCTGCGACACCCGCGCGGAACAGGCCGATGCCCTGCGCGAGCGCCTGCAGCGGGCATTTCCCGCTGTCGAAGTCTCGGTCGGCACGCCGCACGCGGCTGGCCACGACGTGGTGGTCAACTGCACGCCGCTCGGCATGCATGCGGACGATCCGCTGCCGGTCGACCTCACGGGCATCGCGCCATCGGCCATCGTCGCCGATTGCGGCATGAAGATCGAGATGACGCGGCTGCTGCGCACGGCGCAGGAACTGGGCTGCCGCATCCAGAAAGGCAAGGAAATGATGATCGAACAGTCGCCGCTGTACCTGGAACTGTTCGGCTGGCACGGCATATCGGCGGACGAGTTCCGCGCACTGGGGGCATTATGA
- a CDS encoding sugar phosphate isomerase/epimerase family protein, with protein MNLSNFGMDTITLGGSLESKLAASRAGGFTQIMLWARDLATYPGGLEAAVALVKGSGVRVTGIQVMRDYEGLSGALHEYKLDIAKQMLLVARAVGAPLLMVCSSTSKHASGDMAHIARDLARLATLAVPLGVRIGYEALSWGRHVNGYTQSWEAVALADHANLGVILDSYHMLANDADLDGLEEIPSDKIALVQLSDYMWRDLRNAEERLETARHLRVFPGEGAHSKELSDMLRRLDRAGYRGDFSFEVFNDDYVQLPQTFVARRALAGAKWVTDQVLRRSLPVLRATPHHAAMA; from the coding sequence ATGAATCTGTCGAACTTCGGCATGGACACGATCACGCTGGGCGGATCGCTCGAATCGAAACTGGCCGCTTCGCGCGCCGGCGGCTTCACGCAGATCATGTTGTGGGCACGCGACCTGGCCACCTACCCCGGCGGCCTGGAAGCCGCGGTGGCGCTGGTGAAGGGCAGCGGCGTGCGCGTGACGGGCATCCAGGTGATGCGCGACTACGAAGGGCTGTCCGGCGCGCTGCACGAGTACAAGCTCGATATCGCGAAACAGATGCTGCTGGTGGCCCGCGCGGTGGGCGCGCCGCTGTTGATGGTGTGCTCCAGCACATCGAAGCACGCCAGCGGCGACATGGCGCACATCGCCCGCGACCTGGCCAGGCTGGCCACCCTGGCGGTGCCGCTGGGCGTGCGGATCGGCTACGAGGCATTGTCGTGGGGGCGGCATGTCAACGGCTACACGCAGTCGTGGGAGGCGGTCGCGCTGGCCGACCACGCCAACCTCGGCGTGATCCTCGACTCGTATCACATGCTGGCCAATGACGCCGACCTCGACGGGCTGGAGGAAATCCCCAGCGACAAGATCGCGCTGGTGCAGCTGTCCGACTACATGTGGCGCGACCTGCGCAACGCCGAGGAACGGCTGGAGACGGCACGCCACCTGCGCGTGTTCCCCGGCGAAGGCGCGCATTCGAAGGAGCTGTCGGACATGCTGCGCCGCCTCGACCGCGCCGGCTACCGGGGCGACTTCAGCTTCGAAGTCTTCAACGACGATTACGTGCAGCTGCCCCAGACCTTCGTGGCCCGGCGCGCCCTGGCCGGCGCGAAGTGGGTGACGGACCAGGTATTGCGCCGCAGCCTGCCGGTGCTGCGCGCCACGCCGCATCACGCGGCGATGGCCTGA
- the aroQ gene encoding type II 3-dehydroquinate dehydratase, translated as MKTIMVLNGPNLNLLGRREPGIYGAHTLGDVERLCAEACAREGYALDFRQSNHEGVLLDALHEAGAAQAAGTLAGVVLNAGAYTHTSVALHDAIKGASVRVIELHISNVHAREPFRHHSFIAPAAEGVIAGLGVRGYALAIQALAGSVLAKSAPAGQRTA; from the coding sequence ATGAAGACGATCATGGTGCTGAACGGCCCGAACCTGAACCTGCTGGGCCGCCGCGAACCGGGCATCTACGGCGCCCACACGCTGGGCGACGTGGAAAGGCTGTGCGCCGAAGCCTGCGCGCGCGAAGGCTACGCGCTCGACTTCCGGCAGTCGAACCACGAAGGCGTGCTGCTCGACGCGCTGCACGAAGCGGGCGCCGCGCAGGCGGCCGGCACGCTGGCCGGCGTGGTGCTCAACGCCGGGGCCTACACGCATACATCGGTGGCACTGCACGACGCGATCAAGGGCGCCTCGGTGCGCGTGATCGAACTGCACATCTCCAACGTGCATGCGCGCGAGCCGTTCCGGCACCATTCGTTCATCGCGCCGGCCGCCGAAGGCGTGATCGCCGGCCTCGGGGTGCGCGGCTATGCGCTGGCGATCCAGGCCCTGGCGGGTTCGGTCCTGGCAAAATCGGCCCCTGCCGGACAACGGACCGCATGA
- a CDS encoding multidrug effflux MFS transporter: MTMPQAPLPVDRHPAGPGSPGPQPAVPQAVLLTLLLAAQPVATDLYLPALPHIASGLGAAAGHVQATLTVFILAFGVAQLAAGPLVDHHGRRRVLLWGLALYVLSAGAGALAGSLPQLLAARAVQGIATAASVIAARAIIRDRHAGPAGMRIMARSLTGQSAIGVACPLAGGLAAQYLGWQATLGMVAGFGVLAWVAVYAGYRETWTRPTATSRAGWRTFLSNPQFVACALLAGLSFSGALCFLILSPFVFIGEFGMSRLAYGALPALCSLAFLLGTVLCGRLLRHWSVPRVVRLGACLSLLGGAGQVLLWHGGVHTVWALAVPQCVYMLGHGFHNPCGQAGAVAPFPAQAGRAAALSGFVLTATGFVSGQLATASGASASDTLVGAMGCITALLAAVALVFVPFAYRGGPVLRSAGN, encoded by the coding sequence ATGACCATGCCGCAAGCGCCGCTGCCCGTCGACCGGCACCCGGCCGGTCCAGGGTCGCCCGGGCCCCAACCGGCCGTGCCGCAGGCGGTCTTGCTGACGCTGCTGCTGGCGGCGCAACCGGTCGCCACCGACCTGTACCTGCCGGCCCTGCCGCATATCGCCTCGGGCCTGGGCGCCGCGGCGGGACATGTGCAGGCCACGCTGACGGTGTTCATCCTCGCGTTCGGCGTCGCGCAACTGGCCGCAGGGCCGCTGGTCGATCACCACGGCCGGCGCCGGGTGCTGCTATGGGGGCTGGCGCTGTACGTGCTGTCCGCGGGTGCCGGGGCGCTGGCCGGATCGCTCCCGCAGCTGCTGGCGGCGCGGGCCGTGCAGGGCATCGCCACGGCGGCCTCGGTGATCGCGGCGCGCGCCATCATCCGCGACCGGCACGCGGGGCCGGCCGGCATGCGCATCATGGCCAGGAGCCTGACGGGCCAGAGCGCCATCGGCGTGGCCTGCCCGCTGGCCGGCGGCCTCGCCGCCCAGTACCTGGGCTGGCAGGCCACGCTCGGCATGGTGGCGGGTTTCGGCGTGCTGGCCTGGGTGGCCGTGTACGCCGGCTACCGCGAGACCTGGACCCGGCCCACGGCGACAAGCCGCGCCGGCTGGCGGACCTTCCTGTCGAACCCGCAGTTCGTGGCATGCGCGCTGCTGGCGGGCCTCTCTTTTTCCGGGGCGCTGTGCTTCCTGATCCTGTCGCCGTTCGTGTTCATCGGCGAGTTCGGCATGTCGCGCCTGGCGTATGGCGCGTTGCCGGCACTGTGCTCGCTGGCGTTCCTGCTCGGCACCGTGCTGTGCGGCCGGCTGCTGCGGCACTGGAGCGTGCCGCGCGTGGTGCGGCTGGGCGCCTGCCTGTCGCTGCTCGGCGGCGCCGGCCAGGTGCTGCTGTGGCACGGCGGCGTGCATACCGTGTGGGCACTGGCCGTGCCGCAGTGCGTGTACATGCTGGGGCATGGTTTCCATAACCCCTGCGGCCAGGCCGGCGCGGTGGCGCCGTTCCCGGCCCAGGCGGGCCGCGCGGCCGCCCTTTCCGGCTTCGTGCTGACGGCGACCGGTTTCGTCAGCGGCCAGCTGGCCACGGCCAGCGGCGCATCCGCGTCGGACACGCTGGTGGGGGCGATGGGCTGCATTACCGCCCTGCTGGCCGCGGTCGCGCTGGTGTTCGTGCCGTTCGCGTATCGCGGCGGGCCGGTACTCCGCTCCGCGGGCAATTAG
- a CDS encoding porin, protein MNAKNLFAWATVAFPALAGAQSAGVTLYGNFDEYIGHVRSSSGAHVTGLNDGAILRSRLGVRGSEDLGDGLLLKYNLELGLNADTGTGADSSRLFDRQAWIGLATKAGEFRAGRQNTEIFMIGGAIDYTDRTTFGSVINTFGIPSRYDNDFSYRTPRIGGVELTLHYALPENGGGVGQQPARGNDPLVQLALDYTRAPFRFGYVGLQASPNDATATVHEKVRYHNVYANYRYGRGTLYAAFVRSNNSTASANGNNAATILSNVSIPNNHFAGTDLNAARYYNIWQVSADYRVDARLRVGALYGAIRDTSGGNAGARGASVGGFYDLSRRTSLFAFAAWLKNDPAAGFRFSSSAGPSANLAGDDVNGRRLTGLQLGVLHKF, encoded by the coding sequence ATGAACGCGAAAAACCTCTTCGCATGGGCCACTGTCGCCTTCCCTGCCCTGGCGGGAGCGCAATCGGCCGGCGTTACGCTGTACGGCAATTTCGACGAATACATCGGCCACGTGCGCAGCAGCAGCGGCGCCCACGTCACGGGACTGAACGACGGCGCGATCCTGCGCAGCCGCCTCGGCGTGCGCGGCAGCGAAGACTTGGGCGACGGCCTGCTGCTCAAGTACAACCTGGAACTGGGCCTCAACGCCGATACCGGCACCGGCGCCGACAGCAGCCGGCTGTTCGACCGCCAGGCCTGGATCGGCCTCGCCACGAAGGCCGGCGAGTTCCGCGCGGGCCGCCAGAACACCGAGATCTTCATGATCGGCGGCGCCATCGACTACACCGACCGGACCACCTTCGGTTCCGTCATCAATACGTTCGGCATTCCGTCCCGGTACGACAACGACTTTTCGTACCGCACGCCGCGCATCGGCGGCGTGGAACTGACGCTGCATTACGCGTTGCCCGAGAACGGCGGCGGAGTCGGGCAACAACCCGCGCGGGGCAACGATCCGCTGGTGCAGCTGGCGCTCGACTACACGCGCGCGCCGTTCCGGTTCGGCTACGTGGGCCTGCAGGCCAGCCCGAACGATGCCACCGCCACGGTGCACGAGAAGGTGCGCTATCACAACGTGTACGCCAACTACCGCTACGGCCGGGGCACGCTGTACGCGGCCTTCGTGCGCAGCAATAACTCGACGGCCAGCGCCAACGGCAACAACGCCGCCACCATCCTCAGCAATGTGTCGATCCCGAACAACCACTTCGCCGGCACCGACCTGAACGCGGCACGCTACTACAACATCTGGCAGGTGTCGGCCGACTACCGCGTCGATGCGCGGCTGCGCGTGGGCGCCCTGTATGGCGCGATCCGCGACACGTCGGGCGGCAACGCCGGCGCGCGCGGCGCCAGCGTCGGGGGCTTCTACGACCTGTCGCGGCGCACGTCGCTGTTCGCCTTCGCCGCCTGGCTGAAGAACGACCCGGCAGCCGGCTTCCGCTTCAGCAGTTCGGCCGGGCCATCCGCCAACCTGGCCGGCGACGACGTCAACGGCCGGCGGCTGACCGGCCTGCAGCTGGGAGTGCTGCACAAATTCTAG